One region of Cobetia sp. cqz5-12 genomic DNA includes:
- a CDS encoding RDD family protein gives MAKGALHSRRHLDSQGARPAGLMRRLGGVVYDAFLVMALLIVLGFIGVAVNGGEANQSPLFRSLLLVAMFAFFGGCWSRSGMTLGMQAWRLRIETPQGHVPTLQQCLIRFVVAGLSLGACGLGYVWQLWDPEQRSWQDIASGTRVVVVPKPRRE, from the coding sequence GTGGCTAAGGGCGCTCTGCACTCTCGCCGCCATCTCGACTCGCAGGGAGCACGCCCTGCGGGCCTGATGCGGCGTCTGGGCGGCGTGGTCTATGACGCCTTCCTCGTGATGGCGTTGTTGATCGTGCTGGGCTTCATCGGGGTTGCCGTCAATGGCGGTGAGGCCAACCAGTCACCGCTGTTCCGCAGTCTGTTGCTGGTGGCGATGTTCGCCTTCTTCGGCGGCTGCTGGAGCCGCAGTGGCATGACACTGGGCATGCAGGCTTGGCGACTGCGCATCGAGACACCGCAGGGTCATGTCCCGACGCTGCAGCAGTGCCTGATACGCTTCGTGGTTGCCGGGCTGTCACTGGGCGCCTGCGGGCTGGGGTACGTCTGGCAGCTGTGGGACCCTGAGCAGCGCAGCTGGCAGGACATCGCCTCCGGCACCCGCGTGGTGGTGGTGCCCAAGCCGCGGCGCGAGTGA
- the lptG gene encoding LPS export ABC transporter permease LptG has product MLLDRLDRYIARNVLVAMLVVQVLILGLDLMITYINDLGDVKGDYGAFEVLLYLLMRLPSRFYEFVPVGVLLGALIGLGSMASSNELTIMRAAGRSLTRILWGVMKPLGLVIAITMAVGEYVAPVTELQADAWRAEKQQGAGAVYAEGGGWQREGNDYYRFGSIRSDDVVLNVTRYRFDDERHLTQALYARRAVWQDDGWTLEAVQTTTFESQDGEPSATTVAQQETREWDTQLTPDLLKLVISDPKQQSASDLWRYSRYLQDQGLSANQPLLYFWQKILQPLTLAALVLVAASFVFGPLRTVAAGTRVFYGIVVGLLFKYLQDLLAPASVVFGFAPIWAVLAPMLACYVIGLLLIRRSG; this is encoded by the coding sequence ATGCTGCTTGATCGTCTCGACCGTTACATCGCCCGCAATGTGCTGGTGGCCATGCTGGTGGTGCAGGTACTGATTCTCGGGCTCGACCTGATGATCACCTACATCAATGATCTGGGGGATGTGAAAGGCGACTACGGCGCCTTTGAAGTGCTCCTCTATCTGTTGATGCGTCTGCCGTCGCGCTTCTATGAATTCGTGCCGGTCGGCGTACTGCTGGGGGCTCTGATCGGGCTGGGCAGCATGGCCTCGAGCAATGAGCTGACCATCATGCGCGCCGCCGGTCGTTCACTGACGCGCATTCTGTGGGGCGTGATGAAGCCGCTGGGGCTGGTCATCGCCATCACCATGGCGGTCGGTGAATACGTCGCCCCCGTCACCGAACTGCAGGCCGACGCCTGGCGCGCCGAGAAGCAGCAGGGCGCAGGCGCCGTCTATGCCGAGGGTGGCGGCTGGCAGCGCGAGGGCAACGACTACTACCGCTTCGGCTCGATTCGCAGCGATGATGTAGTGCTCAACGTGACCCGCTATCGCTTCGATGACGAGCGCCATCTGACCCAGGCGCTCTACGCCAGGCGCGCCGTCTGGCAGGACGATGGCTGGACGCTGGAAGCAGTGCAGACCACCACCTTCGAGTCTCAGGATGGTGAGCCGAGCGCCACCACGGTGGCTCAGCAGGAGACCCGCGAGTGGGACACCCAGCTGACGCCGGACCTGCTCAAGCTGGTCATCAGCGACCCCAAGCAGCAGTCAGCCTCCGACCTGTGGCGCTATTCCCGCTACCTGCAGGACCAGGGCCTGTCGGCCAATCAGCCGCTGCTCTACTTCTGGCAGAAGATTCTGCAGCCGCTGACACTAGCAGCGCTGGTGCTGGTGGCCGCCTCCTTCGTGTTCGGGCCATTGCGCACGGTGGCGGCGGGGACACGGGTCTTCTACGGCATCGTGGTCGGCCTGCTGTTCAAGTATCTGCAGGACCTGCTTGCCCCGGCCTCGGTGGTGTTCGGCTTCGCGCCCATCTGGGCGGTGCTGGCACCGATGCTGGCCTGTTACGTGATTGGCCTGCTGCTGATCCGGCGCAGTGGCTAA
- the bfr gene encoding bacterioferritin, translated as MKGDPKIIEHLNTILANELVAINQYFLHARMYKDWGLKRLAKWEYDESIEEMRHADTLIERILFMEGLPNLQDLGKLRIGENTKEMLECDLALEHQAHGDLKEAIAYAEQVRDYTSRDLFRKILDDEEEHIDHLETELGLIEKVGIELYLQKQIHHEID; from the coding sequence ATGAAAGGCGATCCCAAGATCATCGAGCATCTCAACACCATACTGGCCAACGAACTGGTCGCCATCAATCAGTACTTCCTGCATGCGCGCATGTACAAGGACTGGGGCCTCAAGCGCCTGGCCAAGTGGGAATACGACGAGTCCATCGAAGAGATGCGTCACGCTGACACCCTGATCGAGCGCATCCTGTTCATGGAAGGTCTGCCCAACCTGCAGGACCTCGGCAAGCTGCGCATCGGCGAGAACACCAAGGAAATGCTCGAGTGCGATCTGGCGCTGGAGCACCAGGCACATGGTGATCTGAAGGAAGCGATCGCCTATGCCGAGCAGGTCCGCGATTACACTTCACGTGATCTGTTCCGCAAGATCCTCGACGACGAGGAAGAGCATATCGATCACCTGGAGACCGAGCTGGGTCTGATCGAGAAGGTCGGTATCGAGCTCTACCTGCAGAAGCAGATCCACCACGAGATCGACTGA
- a CDS encoding bacterioferritin-associated ferredoxin has translation MYVCLCKGVSDHKIREVVEQGARSFREVREQTGCATQCGKCACMAKTITREAVAREMMPAEDLAYAV, from the coding sequence ATGTACGTCTGCCTGTGCAAAGGTGTGTCAGACCACAAGATCCGCGAAGTCGTGGAACAGGGAGCGCGCAGCTTCCGCGAAGTCCGTGAGCAGACCGGATGCGCGACCCAGTGCGGCAAATGTGCCTGCATGGCCAAGACCATCACTCGCGAAGCGGTCGCGCGTGAAATGATGCCGGCAGAGGATCTCGCCTACGCGGTGTAA